AGAAAGTATTTTTGTGGTATAAAACTTGATTCCTACTCTAATTAATATTTATCACTTTTTAAATACGGTTATGGAAGAAAAAAAATTAAAATTAGAAGATTTGCTTGGTGAAAGTCCGGCAACTGAAAATAAAGATCAAATTGAATATGTTGCAATTATTGGCGCTGGAGTTATGGGACAAGGAATTGCTCAAACAATTGCATCCGCCGGTTTAGATGTAATAATAATTGAAAAGGATCAAAATAATCTTGAGTTGGCAAAGGAAAAAATTCAAAACTCAATGCGTTATGAAATTGAAAGATGGGCAATGACAGAAAGTGAAATGAAATCAATTTTAAGCAGAATTAGATGGAGTTTGGATTTAGCAGAAATTGCAGAATGTGATCTTATAATTGAAGCTATTGTTGAAAATTATCAGTTAAAAAGGATTTTATTCAAAAAGTTAGATGAAATTGCAAATCCGGATACAATTTTTGTTTCTAATACATCTACATTAAGTTTAACGGAAATTGCAGAAGTAACAAACCGAAGAGATAAAATTATTGGTATGCATTTTCTAAATCCGGTTCCAAAAGTTCCGTTAGTTGAATTAGTTAAAGGAATGGATACATCCGATGAAACAGTTGCTAAATCAAAAAAGTTTGCACGTAAAATTGGTAAAACCGCAATTGAAGTTTATGAATATCCGGGCTTTGTTACAACAAGAGCAATAGTTCCGTTGTTAAATGAAGCAATGCACATTTTGCTGGAAGGAATTGCGTCAGCAAAAGATATAGATATTGCAATGAAATTAGGTTACAATTTTAAAATGGGCCCTTTAGAATTGGCTGATTCTATGGGTTTGGATGAAGTTTTAACTTGGATGGAACAACTATGGAAAAAATTAGGTGAGCCAAGATACAGACCTTGTCCGCTTTTAAGAAAATTAGTTAGGGAAAGAAAACTTGGGAAAAAATCCAAAGAAGGATTTTTCAAGTATGATGATGACGGAAATATTATAGAATAATTTAAGGAAATTTTAGTTGAAAATATTAGTATTAAATTGCGGAAGTTCTTCAATCAAATATCAATTGATTGAAACAAATACCAAAGATGCGCTTGCAAAAGGAATGATTGAAAGAATAGGGATGAGCAGTGCAGTGTTGACTCATGAACCAAAAGGGAAAGAGAAAATTAGAATTGTTGGTGAAATTTTGGATCACTCAATTGCAATGGAATATGTGATTGCAGTTTTGTTGAGCCCAAATCATGGTGTAATTTCAAGCAGAGATGAAATTGATGCAATAGGTCACAGAGTTGTACATGGCGGTGAAGATTTCAGCGGATCGGTTTTAATTACTGATGATGTTTTAAAAGCTTTGCGTGAAAATATTGAATTGGCACCGCTTCATAATCCTCCGAATTTAAAAGGAATTGCAGCAGCAAAAGAACATTTACCCAATATTCCTCAATGCGGAATTTTTGATACGGCGTTTCATATGTCAATGCCGCCGCACGCTTATTTATATGGAATTCCATTTAAACTTTATAAAAGATATAAAATTAGAAGATACGGTTTTCACGGAACTTCGCATAGATATGTTTCTTTAAGAGCTGCAGAAATTTTAGGAAAACCATATGAAGAATTAAAAATAATTACTGCTCATCTTGGAAATGGTGCAAGCATGGCAGCGATAAAAAATGGAAAATCGATAGATACTTCAATGGGATTTACACCCTTAGAAGGTTTGTTAATGGGGACAAGAAGCGGTGATTTGGATCCTTCAATCATTACTTACATAATGGGAAAAGAAGAATTATCCATTTCTGAAGCAAACACAATGTTAAACAAACATAGTGGTTTAGTTGGAATTAGTGGTGAAAGCAGTGATATGCGCGAAATTGAACAAGCTGTTGCAGAAGGTGATAAAAAAGCAACTTATGCATTTGATGTTTTTACATACAGAATTAAAAAGTATGTCGGTGCTTACGCTGCAGCTATGGGTGGATTAGATGCTTTAGTTTTTACCGGTGGAATTGGTGAAAATTCTGTAAAAGTAAGAAAAGATGTTTGTAACGATTTAGAATTTTTAGGAATTGAACTAGATGATGAATTAAATAATAACGCAAAAGGTGAAGCAATAATTACGAAGCAAAATACAAAAGCTAAAGTTTTAAGAATTCCTACAAATGAAGAATTAGTTATTGCAATGGATACTGAACAAATTGTTAAGGGAAATCTTTAAGGAATTATAAATTTGGATCTTCAATTAGAAAATAAAATTGTATTAGTTACTGCGGCAAGTACTGGCATTGGCAGATCTATTGCAGAATTATTTTTACATGAAAATTCAAAAGTTGTAATTTGTTCAAGTAATATTGATAAACTTGAAAAAACTTCAAAAGAGATAAAAGAAAAACTTAATAAAGAAATTTTATTTTATAAGTGCGATATAAATAATTTAGATGAAATAGAAAAAACCGTTTCTTTTGTTGAAAGAAAATTAGGAACTATTGATATTTTAGTAAATAATTGCGGCGGACCAATTCCCGGTTATTTTGAAAATCTTTCGGAAGAAAATTGGAATTTTGCATTTGATCAAGTTTTGAAAAGTGCAGTAAGATTTACAAAATTAGTTCTTCCAAAAATGAAAGAAAAAAAATGGGGAAGAATAATTAATATTACTTCAATTTCCGTAAAACAACCGATTGATAATTTATTACTTTCCAATGCGTTCAGAAGTGCGGTTACTGCTTTTGCAAAAACTTTATCAAATCAAGTTGGACAATTTAATATTACAATAAATAATGTAGCTCCAGGTTTAACATTAACCAGAAGACTTGAAGAACTCGCAAAAGTTAGAGCAAAGGAAGCAAATATTTCTAAAGAAGAAATGCTTGTAAAAATGTCTAACGATATTCCTTTAAAAAGATTGGCAAAACCGGAAGAAATTGCTTCATCAGTTATTTATTTAGCTTCTGAGATTGGCGGATATATAAACGGACAAACCATTGTTGTTGACGGCGGATTTAACAAATCAACATATTAATTTATAATTTTTATCATTTCTGTTGATGTGAATCATTTGTAATAATTTTAAATTCTAAAGTTTTTTCTCAATCTTAATCTTGCTTTTACTCATAATCTTAATCTTTTTTAAAGAGTAAGAAAAAGATTAAGATGAAGATTAAGAATAAATTCAAAAATAAATTTTCCTCATAAGTAGAGGACACAAATGATAAAAGAAATAGATATTTCCATCCCACCGGATTTTATTAACGATTACGATTTTATTAAAAAACTTTCCGCAGAAAAACTCAATCTTAATTTTAGTGAAATAAATAATGTTGTAATTTTAAAAAGATCAATAGATTCAAGGCGTAAACCAATTTTTTTTCTTAAAGTAAATGTTTTTGTTAATGAATCGCCAAAAGAAACACAATCAAATTTTAATTTTAATCCGGTAAAAGAGAATAAAAAAGTTATAATAATCGGAAGCGGTCCGGCAGGACTTTTTGCAGCTTTAAAATTAATTGAGTTGGGAATTAAACCAATTATTTTTGAGCGCGGAAAAAATGTTAGAGATCGCCGGTTTGATCTTAAATCAATTATGCAAAATGGAATTGTTAATCCAAATTCAAATTATTGTTTTGGTGAAGGCGGTGCGGGAACTTACAGCGATGGCAAACTTTACACGCGATCAAATAAAAGAGGAAATGTTAGCAGAATTTTAGAATTATTAATTTATCATGGTGCAAATTCGGAAATTGCAATTGATTCTCATCCGCATATTGGATCAAATAAACTTCCCAAAATCATTCAAAATATTAGAGAAACAATTTTAAAATTTAATGGGGATATCCATTTTAATTCCCGAGTTACAGATTTTATTATTTCCGATAATAAAATTAAAGGTGTTATTGTAAATAATTCTGAGGAATATTTTGCTGACTCTGTAATTGTTTCAACCGGACATTCCGCGCGAGATATTTATGAAATATTTAAGAAAAATAATTTAAAATTAGAATCAAAACCTTTTGCAATTGGAGTTAGAATTGAGCATCCGCAAGCCCTGATTGATTCAATTCAATATCATTCAAAAATTCGTCATGAGAATTTACCAGCAGCAAATTACAGTTTAGCTTGTCAAATTAATGATAAAGGAATTTATTCGTTTTGCATGTGCCCGGGCGGAATAATAATCCCCGCTTCAACAAATCAAGGTGAATTAGTTTTAAATGGAATGTCGGTTTCGAAACGGAATTCTCCATTTGCAAATAGCGGTTTGGTTGTTGAAGTAAATGAAAAAGATTGGAAACATTTAAATCATTTTAAAGAATTTTCCGGATTAGAATTTCAAAAAGAAATTGAAGAATTAGCTTTTAAATTCGGTGGAGGAAATCAAACAGCACCGGCTCAAAGAGTTACAGATTTTGTGAAGAATAAAATTTCGCAAAATTTATTAAAATCATCATATGTCCCGGGATTAATATCAGCAAATTTAAATGAACTTTTTTCTAAGCAAATTTCAGAAAGTCTAAAAAAATCATTATTTGAATTCAACAAAAAAATGAAAGGTTATTTTACCGAAGAAGCTCAAATATTAGCAGTTGAATCAAGAACAAGTTCGCCAATTAGAATTCCAAGAGATAAAGAAACACTTATGCACATTGATGTTGAGGGATTATTCCCAGCCGGAGAAGGTGCTGGTTATGCCGGTGGAATTGTGTCTGCCGCAATTGATGGAGAAAGATGTGCGGAAAAATCAGTAAAATTTATTGGGTAAAAACAAATTTATTCCAAAGCTTCTTTTATTGCTGCTTCAACTAATGGCTCCATAATTTTATATCCATCTGCATTTGGGTGAACTCCATCAGCAGAAAATTTTTCCGGTAAACCATTTCTTTCATCAGCCATAGCAGAAAAATAATCTAAATAAATTACATCATTTTCATCGCAATAATTTTTTATCATTTTATTTAATGCCGGAATTTTTTTATTCGGCTTCATACCAACTTTCCATGGATAATCAAATGCCGGAACAACCGATGACAGAATAACTTTAATACCATTCGCTTTTGCAATTTCTGACATAGATTTTAAATTATCCAAAATCATTTCTAATGTTGATGGTCCAGTATTTCCGGCAATATCATTTGTACCAGCTAAAATTACAACAACTTTTGGTTTTAAATTTATTACGTCTTGTCTAAATCGCAATAACATTTGCGGTGTGGTTTGTCCGCTGATTCCTCTATTTATGTATGATTTGTTGGCAAAAAATTCCGGTCGTTGCTCAATCCAGCCTTGTGTAATTGAGTTTCCCATAAATACTATTCGGTCTTCATCGAGGTTAATATTTACAGAATCATTTTCATTTTTAAATCTGCTTAAATTTGCCCAATCTTGCGAAAGTAAAATTTCATTCATAATTAAAAATACTATAATTGTTTTTAATAAAATTTTTGTGAAAAACATTTTTAACCTCTTCCAATTTTATCGAATATTAGTTTGTAAAAATTATTCTCGAAACTTAAAACCAAGTTCGCCAATTATTTTTTTTGCGTGCTCTGCAACTTCTTTTGACTCAAATGAAATTCTAAATGTTCCACCGTTACCTTCACGGATTTTTAAAAGTTCAATATCCTTAATATTTATATTATTCTTATAAAGTTTTGTTGAAATTTTACTAATTACACCGGGTTCATCTTTAACGAAAATAAAAATATCATAAATTGGAGTAAGAAAACCTTTGCTATTTTTTGGAATTTCATCACGATGTTGTCTTGCAGAATTAAAATATTTTTCAATAGTTTTTATATCATCATTGTTGATCCAACTTTTTAATTTTTTAAGTTCATATTCAAATCCCTCAACTGCATTAAGAATTTGATTTTTATTTTTCTCAATAACTGATTTCCAAATATTAAAATCGCTTGATGCAATGCGGGTCATATCTCTAAAACCACCAGCGGCTAAATCAAGAAAGTTATAGTCATCAGTTTTTAAACTTGCAGAATTTACCAAAGCTACAGAAAGTAATTGCGGCAAATGGCTTACACTTGCAGCTATAACATCATGTTGCTTTGCAGGAATTTGAAGAATATTAGCTCCTAATAATTCAATGATATTTTTAAAGTCT
The nucleotide sequence above comes from Ignavibacteriota bacterium. Encoded proteins:
- a CDS encoding NAD(P)-binding domain-containing protein — encoded protein: MEEKKLKLEDLLGESPATENKDQIEYVAIIGAGVMGQGIAQTIASAGLDVIIIEKDQNNLELAKEKIQNSMRYEIERWAMTESEMKSILSRIRWSLDLAEIAECDLIIEAIVENYQLKRILFKKLDEIANPDTIFVSNTSTLSLTEIAEVTNRRDKIIGMHFLNPVPKVPLVELVKGMDTSDETVAKSKKFARKIGKTAIEVYEYPGFVTTRAIVPLLNEAMHILLEGIASAKDIDIAMKLGYNFKMGPLELADSMGLDEVLTWMEQLWKKLGEPRYRPCPLLRKLVRERKLGKKSKEGFFKYDDDGNIIE
- a CDS encoding SGNH/GDSL hydrolase family protein produces the protein MFFTKILLKTIIVFLIMNEILLSQDWANLSRFKNENDSVNINLDEDRIVFMGNSITQGWIEQRPEFFANKSYINRGISGQTTPQMLLRFRQDVINLKPKVVVILAGTNDIAGNTGPSTLEMILDNLKSMSEIAKANGIKVILSSVVPAFDYPWKVGMKPNKKIPALNKMIKNYCDENDVIYLDYFSAMADERNGLPEKFSADGVHPNADGYKIMEPLVEAAIKEALE
- a CDS encoding FAD-binding protein, producing MIKEIDISIPPDFINDYDFIKKLSAEKLNLNFSEINNVVILKRSIDSRRKPIFFLKVNVFVNESPKETQSNFNFNPVKENKKVIIIGSGPAGLFAALKLIELGIKPIIFERGKNVRDRRFDLKSIMQNGIVNPNSNYCFGEGGAGTYSDGKLYTRSNKRGNVSRILELLIYHGANSEIAIDSHPHIGSNKLPKIIQNIRETILKFNGDIHFNSRVTDFIISDNKIKGVIVNNSEEYFADSVIVSTGHSARDIYEIFKKNNLKLESKPFAIGVRIEHPQALIDSIQYHSKIRHENLPAANYSLACQINDKGIYSFCMCPGGIIIPASTNQGELVLNGMSVSKRNSPFANSGLVVEVNEKDWKHLNHFKEFSGLEFQKEIEELAFKFGGGNQTAPAQRVTDFVKNKISQNLLKSSYVPGLISANLNELFSKQISESLKKSLFEFNKKMKGYFTEEAQILAVESRTSSPIRIPRDKETLMHIDVEGLFPAGEGAGYAGGIVSAAIDGERCAEKSVKFIG
- a CDS encoding acetate kinase; protein product: MKILVLNCGSSSIKYQLIETNTKDALAKGMIERIGMSSAVLTHEPKGKEKIRIVGEILDHSIAMEYVIAVLLSPNHGVISSRDEIDAIGHRVVHGGEDFSGSVLITDDVLKALRENIELAPLHNPPNLKGIAAAKEHLPNIPQCGIFDTAFHMSMPPHAYLYGIPFKLYKRYKIRRYGFHGTSHRYVSLRAAEILGKPYEELKIITAHLGNGASMAAIKNGKSIDTSMGFTPLEGLLMGTRSGDLDPSIITYIMGKEELSISEANTMLNKHSGLVGISGESSDMREIEQAVAEGDKKATYAFDVFTYRIKKYVGAYAAAMGGLDALVFTGGIGENSVKVRKDVCNDLEFLGIELDDELNNNAKGEAIITKQNTKAKVLRIPTNEELVIAMDTEQIVKGNL
- a CDS encoding SDR family oxidoreductase produces the protein MDLQLENKIVLVTAASTGIGRSIAELFLHENSKVVICSSNIDKLEKTSKEIKEKLNKEILFYKCDINNLDEIEKTVSFVERKLGTIDILVNNCGGPIPGYFENLSEENWNFAFDQVLKSAVRFTKLVLPKMKEKKWGRIINITSISVKQPIDNLLLSNAFRSAVTAFAKTLSNQVGQFNITINNVAPGLTLTRRLEELAKVRAKEANISKEEMLVKMSNDIPLKRLAKPEEIASSVIYLASEIGGYINGQTIVVDGGFNKSTY
- a CDS encoding prephenate dehydrogenase/arogenate dehydrogenase family protein, with product MTKIIEKVSIIGLGLIGGSIAKALKNSDRNFFISAYDEPNILEKALHQNVIDEILLNANDSVNSDLIFLCLPLENNLKFFKEFAPILNDDTILTDVSGVKYIFQKEWEKLKSKGIYIGGHPMTGKEVAGFDNSDPLLFENTVYIVTEDLNADKKFQDFKNIIELLGANILQIPAKQHDVIAASVSHLPQLLSVALVNSASLKTDDYNFLDLAAGGFRDMTRIASSDFNIWKSVIEKNKNQILNAVEGFEYELKKLKSWINNDDIKTIEKYFNSARQHRDEIPKNSKGFLTPIYDIFIFVKDEPGVISKISTKLYKNNINIKDIELLKIREGNGGTFRISFESKEVAEHAKKIIGELGFKFRE